In uncultured Desulfovibrio sp., a single window of DNA contains:
- the pyk gene encoding pyruvate kinase — protein MKTKIVATIGPASKSPEKIRELAEAGVSIFRLNFSHGKAEDFVDIISHIRLAESQCERSLTIMQDLSGPKIRLGGLRVNSIQVTKGMHLLLGPSELQDAQPETVSYLPFDHQAIMDSLEPGDIMVLADGGLQFTVLQRQSNGLVVLEANNSGVVTSRKGLALPGKATTLRALTDKDKRDLAAGLKLGVDAVAISYVQTADDVREAKELIAAEGRNVPVVVKLERRNAVDNLQEILAETDMVMVARGDLGVECPLPQLPGLQKSIISACNKAAKPVIVATQMLLSMLNSPAPTRAETTDVANAVLDGADCVMLSEETAMGNFPVETVRYMSEITTQAEALLLANRQLVEPGRDKGISQFLGYSACLLADKASAAAIVAHSITGAAARLVSSCKPSQQIYAITHDPESMKGLNFSWGVTPVLMPQSASEESHLARAQRFVAELDSIPEGSCAVITAGQNAGSSSAPKGTNLVKIFWK, from the coding sequence ATGAAGACAAAAATTGTAGCCACCATCGGCCCCGCATCCAAAAGCCCTGAAAAAATCCGTGAGCTTGCAGAAGCTGGAGTCAGCATTTTCAGGCTCAACTTCTCACACGGCAAGGCCGAAGACTTTGTGGACATTATCAGCCACATTCGCCTGGCCGAAAGCCAGTGCGAACGCTCGCTGACAATCATGCAGGATCTTTCCGGTCCCAAAATCCGCCTGGGGGGTCTGCGCGTCAACAGCATACAGGTTACCAAGGGTATGCATCTGCTGCTTGGCCCGTCAGAATTGCAGGATGCCCAGCCAGAGACGGTCAGTTATCTGCCTTTTGACCACCAGGCCATCATGGATAGCCTTGAACCTGGCGACATCATGGTTCTGGCTGACGGCGGGTTACAATTTACGGTTCTGCAACGCCAAAGCAACGGCCTTGTGGTGCTGGAAGCCAACAACTCTGGCGTAGTCACGTCCCGCAAGGGGCTGGCGCTGCCCGGCAAGGCCACTACGCTTCGGGCACTTACCGATAAAGACAAGCGGGATCTTGCGGCAGGGCTCAAGCTGGGCGTTGACGCCGTGGCCATTTCTTATGTGCAAACGGCAGATGACGTGCGCGAAGCCAAGGAGCTGATTGCTGCCGAGGGACGCAATGTACCCGTGGTTGTAAAGCTTGAGCGGCGCAATGCCGTGGATAACCTGCAAGAGATTCTTGCGGAGACAGATATGGTCATGGTAGCGCGCGGCGACCTTGGGGTAGAATGCCCCCTGCCGCAGCTGCCGGGACTGCAAAAAAGCATTATCAGCGCCTGCAACAAGGCGGCAAAACCCGTCATTGTTGCTACGCAGATGCTGCTTTCCATGCTCAATTCCCCCGCTCCAACACGCGCGGAAACAACAGATGTGGCCAATGCCGTGCTTGATGGCGCAGACTGCGTTATGCTGTCTGAAGAAACTGCCATGGGCAATTTCCCTGTAGAAACTGTGCGCTATATGAGCGAAATAACAACACAGGCTGAAGCTCTGCTGCTGGCAAACCGCCAACTGGTTGAACCGGGACGCGACAAGGGGATTTCTCAATTCCTTGGGTACTCGGCCTGCCTGCTGGCAGACAAGGCCAGCGCTGCCGCCATAGTTGCCCACAGTATCACGGGGGCCGCAGCACGGTTGGTTTCAAGCTGCAAGCCCTCGCAACAGATATATGCTATCACCCATGATCCTGAATCCATGAAGGGGCTGAACTTCTCATGGGGGGTGACCCCCGTGTTGATGCCGCAGTCTGCTTCTGAAGAAAGCCACCTTGCCAGGGCACAACGCTTTGTGGCCGAACTGGACAGCATACCAGAAGGTTCCTGCGCTGTTATCACCGCAGGCCAGAATGCCGGTTCGTCCAGCGCCCCCAAAGGCACAAACCTGGTCAAGATATTCTGGAAGTAG
- a CDS encoding cation-translocating P-type ATPase — protein MTLMQFDPSRATGLSEAEATLRQQSEGFNEIPQEAKRGVLSIAFEVMREPMFLLLVGCGSLYLLMGELSDALMLLAFVFVVIGITIIQERRTERALDALRDLSSPRALVIRAGTQRRIAGREVVRGDQILLSEGDRVPADAVLRYALNVTVDESLLTGESVPVRKSSSQNATWKGKPGGDDLPEVYSGSLITRGQGLAEVVAIGANTELGKIGRALQSIEQAKTPLQTETGRLVKHLAGIGIALCAVTIVAYALTRGNTPQSWAQATLAGIAMAMAVLPEEFPVIMTVFLAMGAWRISRSHVLTRRMPAIETLGSATVLCTDKTGTLTLNRMAVRQLYAGGQTFVARQGAAMSEMFHPLLEYGVLASKKEIFDPMERALHQMGDEYLNKTEHGHDQWEMVRDYPLSSRLMAVSHVWRVADAENLVVATKGAPEAIADLCHLDEEQRSAITAQVNKMAGGGLRVLGVARAIWPTAAVSQPALPEVSLPDDQHDFAFEFLGLVGLEDPIRPTVPATIQECYTAGIRVIMITGDHPTTAQSIARQIGLRGVPGEGIKVIGGPELAAMSDEELTQRIRDVDVFARVVPEQKLRLVNSIKASGEVVAMTGDGVNDAPALKAAHIGIAMGGRGTDVAREASALILLDDDFSSIVQAIRLGRRIYDNIKKAVAYTVAIHVPIAGLSMAPVFVADLPLMLLPVHIVFLELIIDPACSLIFESEGAEKDVMLRPPRKPDEQLFNARVVSISLMQGLFVLASIFFMFWVAGMQGQPLDDTRRSFVFATLVFANLALIMTNRSWNRTIVTMFKEPNAVLWWILGGATVMLILVLNVPVLRILLHLNALEPKDFGFCLLAGAASVGWFEVYKLMRKNVHP, from the coding sequence ATGACGCTGATGCAATTTGATCCCTCTCGCGCCACAGGTCTGAGCGAGGCCGAGGCCACCCTTCGGCAGCAGAGTGAAGGTTTCAACGAGATACCTCAGGAGGCCAAGCGTGGCGTGCTCTCCATCGCTTTTGAGGTCATGCGGGAACCAATGTTTCTGCTTCTGGTGGGGTGCGGCAGTTTGTACCTGCTCATGGGCGAACTGTCGGACGCACTTATGCTCCTGGCTTTTGTTTTTGTGGTCATAGGTATTACCATCATTCAGGAGCGGCGAACAGAACGTGCCCTAGACGCGCTGCGCGATCTCTCCAGCCCGCGCGCCCTGGTTATTCGCGCAGGCACGCAGCGGCGTATCGCCGGGCGCGAGGTGGTTCGGGGTGATCAGATTCTGCTTTCAGAGGGTGATCGGGTTCCTGCAGATGCGGTGCTGCGCTACGCGCTCAACGTGACGGTGGATGAATCTCTGCTTACTGGCGAATCTGTGCCTGTGCGCAAATCAAGCTCACAGAATGCCACCTGGAAAGGCAAGCCCGGTGGTGATGACCTTCCAGAAGTTTATTCTGGCTCGCTCATTACACGAGGGCAGGGTTTGGCCGAGGTGGTGGCCATCGGGGCGAATACGGAGCTTGGCAAGATAGGCCGGGCACTCCAGTCCATCGAACAGGCAAAGACGCCACTTCAGACCGAAACGGGCCGCTTGGTCAAGCACCTTGCTGGCATCGGGATTGCCCTGTGCGCTGTTACCATCGTGGCTTATGCCCTTACACGAGGCAACACACCGCAGAGCTGGGCGCAGGCGACACTGGCGGGCATAGCTATGGCCATGGCCGTGCTTCCAGAGGAGTTTCCCGTCATCATGACCGTTTTTCTGGCCATGGGAGCGTGGCGAATTTCTCGCAGCCACGTGCTCACCCGGCGCATGCCTGCCATAGAAACGCTGGGATCAGCAACCGTGCTTTGCACGGATAAGACCGGCACTCTCACTCTCAACCGCATGGCCGTTCGCCAGCTATATGCAGGCGGCCAGACCTTTGTTGCCCGCCAAGGTGCAGCGATGTCCGAAATGTTTCATCCGTTGCTGGAATACGGGGTGCTGGCGAGCAAAAAGGAAATTTTCGACCCCATGGAGCGCGCCCTGCATCAGATGGGTGACGAATATCTGAACAAGACCGAACATGGGCATGATCAATGGGAGATGGTGCGCGACTATCCACTTTCCTCCAGGTTGATGGCCGTGTCCCATGTATGGCGCGTGGCTGACGCTGAAAACCTGGTAGTTGCCACCAAGGGAGCCCCCGAGGCCATCGCTGATCTGTGCCATCTTGATGAAGAGCAACGAAGCGCCATAACCGCTCAGGTTAACAAGATGGCGGGCGGGGGGCTGCGTGTGCTGGGTGTTGCCCGGGCCATCTGGCCCACGGCAGCCGTATCCCAGCCTGCTTTGCCCGAAGTTTCTTTGCCCGACGATCAGCATGATTTTGCTTTCGAATTTTTGGGGTTAGTCGGCCTTGAGGATCCCATCCGTCCCACCGTTCCTGCAACGATTCAGGAATGCTACACGGCGGGGATTCGGGTGATCATGATTACCGGCGATCACCCAACTACTGCCCAAAGCATTGCCAGGCAGATTGGGCTGCGCGGTGTGCCCGGGGAGGGTATCAAGGTTATTGGCGGGCCAGAGCTGGCCGCCATGAGCGACGAGGAACTTACGCAGCGCATCAGGGATGTTGACGTGTTTGCCCGCGTGGTGCCAGAGCAGAAGCTGCGCCTGGTGAACTCCATCAAGGCCAGCGGCGAGGTTGTTGCCATGACCGGGGACGGCGTGAACGATGCCCCTGCCCTCAAAGCGGCGCACATAGGCATTGCCATGGGCGGACGCGGCACGGATGTGGCACGCGAAGCCTCGGCCCTGATACTGCTTGATGACGATTTTTCTTCAATTGTGCAGGCCATCCGCCTCGGTCGCCGCATATACGACAATATCAAAAAGGCCGTTGCCTACACAGTGGCCATTCATGTGCCCATTGCTGGGCTTTCAATGGCCCCGGTATTCGTTGCCGACTTGCCACTCATGCTGCTGCCTGTGCACATCGTTTTTCTTGAGCTTATAATCGATCCAGCCTGTTCGCTCATCTTTGAGTCAGAAGGTGCTGAAAAAGACGTTATGCTTCGCCCACCACGCAAGCCGGATGAGCAGCTCTTTAACGCGCGAGTGGTAAGCATCAGCTTGATGCAGGGGCTCTTTGTACTGGCCTCGATATTTTTCATGTTCTGGGTGGCGGGTATGCAGGGGCAGCCGCTGGATGATACCAGGCGATCCTTTGTTTTTGCCACCTTGGTTTTTGCAAATCTTGCGCTGATAATGACCAACCGCTCATGGAACCGCACCATCGTCACCATGTTCAAGGAGCCAAACGCCGTGCTGTGGTGGATATTGGGAGGCGCGACGGTGATGCTGATTCTGGTGCTCAACGTCCCAGTGCTCCGCATCCTCCTCCATTTAAATGCACTGGAGCCAAAGGATTTCGGCTTTTGCCTGCTGGCTGGTGCAGCGAGTGTCGGATGGTTTGAAGTGTACAAGCTCATGCGTAAAAATGTACATCCATGA
- a CDS encoding APC family permease, whose product MSKVHESRPVLEKNMSPLSIWALAFGAIIGWGAFIMPGLRFLPGSGPIGACIGFVCGGLLLMFIAVSYGKVVGLYPVAGGVFAFAYAAFGPGLAFIGGWALLLGYLCIIALNGTAIVLLTRFLIPGVLELGYMYSIAEWKIYFGELLFLEAVLALFWYLNYRGADIVSRVQVVLAVILAIGVLSLLVGAVISPTSNWQNIEPWFAQDKSVIASIAAVTAIAPWLFVGFDTIPQAAEEFNFSAKTGVRLMLLSIVCGIVTYSIITLAVAAVIPYPELLALNPVWHTGYTVSVSLGKVGSVVLALAVFSAILTGINGFFIASSRLMFSMGRAHILPVWFASLHGKHKTPHNALNFTLVVVAIAPFFGREVLSWVVDMSSIGTIIAYFFASAAAFVIMRNHETPCNISGILGCVASLICLGLLTLPMSPASIGPESWHVLVAWSVLGVCFYIVRYKAVHAISEEERTYMILGESDLKNHVTQRTTQKPDQLVA is encoded by the coding sequence ATGTCAAAAGTTCATGAATCCCGACCGGTCTTGGAAAAAAATATGTCCCCATTGTCGATATGGGCTTTAGCATTTGGCGCGATCATCGGGTGGGGAGCCTTTATCATGCCCGGCTTGCGTTTCTTGCCGGGATCTGGGCCGATCGGTGCCTGCATAGGTTTTGTATGCGGGGGCCTGTTACTCATGTTTATAGCGGTAAGTTACGGTAAGGTTGTGGGGCTTTACCCTGTTGCTGGCGGTGTTTTTGCCTTTGCCTATGCGGCGTTCGGGCCAGGATTGGCCTTTATTGGCGGATGGGCACTACTTTTGGGGTATCTATGCATAATCGCCCTCAACGGCACCGCTATCGTACTGTTGACGCGTTTTCTCATACCCGGGGTCTTGGAACTGGGGTATATGTACAGCATTGCCGAATGGAAAATATATTTCGGAGAACTATTGTTTCTGGAGGCTGTGCTGGCGCTGTTCTGGTATCTCAACTACAGAGGTGCGGACATAGTAAGTAGGGTGCAGGTCGTGCTCGCTGTGATACTGGCTATTGGCGTTCTTTCGCTCCTTGTGGGTGCCGTTATATCCCCGACAAGTAATTGGCAGAATATTGAGCCGTGGTTTGCGCAGGATAAATCGGTGATTGCCTCTATCGCTGCCGTTACAGCCATAGCCCCATGGCTTTTTGTGGGCTTTGACACTATTCCACAAGCTGCCGAGGAGTTTAATTTTTCCGCAAAAACTGGTGTGCGGCTTATGTTGCTATCTATTGTTTGCGGTATCGTAACTTACAGCATAATTACCCTCGCCGTAGCGGCCGTTATTCCCTACCCTGAATTGCTTGCACTCAATCCTGTATGGCATACCGGCTATACCGTCAGTGTTTCGCTGGGTAAAGTGGGGAGCGTTGTGCTTGCTCTTGCGGTGTTCTCCGCTATCTTGACTGGTATTAACGGCTTCTTTATCGCCAGTTCCCGGCTTATGTTCAGCATGGGGCGCGCCCATATTTTGCCGGTATGGTTTGCTTCTTTGCATGGAAAACACAAGACTCCGCACAACGCGCTTAATTTTACTCTCGTTGTCGTGGCTATCGCGCCCTTTTTTGGCCGGGAAGTCCTGTCCTGGGTTGTGGACATGTCTTCAATCGGCACGATCATCGCCTATTTTTTTGCTTCTGCAGCAGCCTTTGTTATTATGCGTAATCATGAAACTCCCTGTAACATAAGCGGAATATTAGGTTGCGTTGCCTCTTTGATATGTCTGGGACTGCTGACGTTGCCCATGTCTCCTGCCAGCATTGGACCCGAATCATGGCATGTATTGGTCGCTTGGTCGGTATTGGGAGTTTGTTTTTATATCGTACGCTACAAAGCCGTACATGCCATTTCTGAAGAAGAACGCACATATATGATTCTGGGCGAATCCGACTTGAAGAACCATGTAACTCAGCGGACTACCCAAAAGCCTGATCAGCTTGTGGCATGA
- the xsc gene encoding sulfoacetaldehyde acetyltransferase, producing MPKMTPSEAMTEVLVQEGVNHVSGILGSAFMDMLDLFPSAGIDFISVRHEQTAGHMEDAYSRLTGRAGVVIGQNGPGITNYVTAVATANMAHSPMVVISPSAGSISVGWDGFQECDTWNLFKPITKASLRVPHPKRAADIMRTAFRIAYAERGPVLVDIPRDYFYGELDEDILRPSQYRVAPGGIGNPQHFAAAVEVLKNAKNPVIVSGRGVVDSGCMETIKAMAEYMGAPVATTYLHNDAFPCDHPLWTGPIGYMGSKAAMRILQKADVILAVGTRLSYFGTLPQYDINYFPKAAKIVQIDINPRHIAKTHPVAVGLCADAKDASEELFARLREAVPAKKDLTHVHNMVKDELASWYKEIALIADEPVEAGRMHPRKALEVVGKFITDHDAIATTDIGNTSSTANSYLRFKKTKRHVATLTFGNTGFAYQAALGAQLACPDDLTVAIVGDGAWGMSLFEVPTACQYNLPVIATVYNNGAWCAEKKNQVDFYNNRFVGADIWSKSYAKIAEAMGADGYTVNTQKDLAEALDTAKKNRRPAVIEVMTDGTRLAPPFRRDALALPTRFLPKYEHLDKAHFSK from the coding sequence ATGCCCAAGATGACGCCCAGTGAGGCCATGACAGAAGTTCTGGTGCAGGAAGGAGTGAACCATGTAAGCGGTATTCTCGGTTCCGCCTTCATGGATATGCTGGACTTGTTCCCCTCTGCGGGGATTGATTTTATCTCGGTGCGTCATGAGCAGACCGCCGGGCATATGGAAGACGCCTATAGCCGCCTCACCGGCAGGGCTGGTGTTGTTATTGGGCAGAACGGGCCTGGCATCACCAACTATGTGACGGCTGTGGCTACCGCCAACATGGCGCATTCGCCCATGGTGGTCATTTCGCCTAGCGCTGGCAGCATTTCTGTGGGATGGGACGGCTTTCAGGAATGTGACACATGGAATCTGTTCAAACCCATAACCAAAGCATCGCTGCGCGTGCCGCATCCCAAGCGCGCTGCTGATATTATGCGTACAGCCTTCCGCATTGCCTATGCAGAGCGTGGTCCTGTGCTTGTGGATATCCCCCGCGATTACTTTTATGGCGAACTGGACGAAGATATCCTGCGTCCTTCCCAGTATCGTGTAGCTCCCGGCGGCATCGGCAACCCCCAGCATTTCGCCGCCGCCGTGGAAGTGTTAAAAAACGCCAAGAATCCGGTCATTGTTTCAGGCCGCGGCGTTGTAGACTCCGGCTGCATGGAAACAATCAAGGCAATGGCGGAATATATGGGGGCACCAGTAGCAACAACCTATCTGCACAATGATGCCTTCCCATGCGACCACCCGTTATGGACAGGTCCCATTGGCTACATGGGTTCCAAGGCCGCCATGCGCATTCTGCAGAAGGCTGATGTTATTCTGGCCGTGGGGACCAGATTGTCTTACTTCGGTACGCTTCCGCAGTATGATATCAACTATTTCCCCAAGGCTGCCAAAATCGTGCAGATCGACATCAACCCTCGCCACATTGCCAAGACGCATCCTGTGGCTGTGGGACTGTGTGCTGACGCCAAGGACGCTTCGGAAGAATTGTTTGCGCGTTTGCGTGAAGCCGTTCCTGCCAAGAAAGACCTCACCCATGTGCATAATATGGTAAAGGACGAGCTTGCAAGCTGGTACAAAGAAATAGCCTTGATTGCGGATGAACCTGTGGAAGCCGGGCGCATGCACCCGCGCAAGGCGCTGGAGGTCGTGGGCAAGTTTATTACAGACCATGACGCCATTGCCACCACTGACATAGGCAATACATCCTCCACTGCAAACAGCTATCTTCGTTTTAAGAAGACCAAGCGCCATGTGGCCACACTGACGTTTGGCAATACAGGATTCGCATATCAAGCAGCTCTTGGAGCGCAACTAGCCTGCCCTGATGATCTGACAGTGGCCATTGTGGGTGACGGCGCATGGGGTATGAGCCTTTTTGAAGTGCCGACCGCCTGCCAGTACAATCTGCCGGTTATTGCTACTGTGTATAACAACGGGGCATGGTGCGCCGAAAAGAAAAATCAGGTGGATTTTTATAATAACCGCTTCGTAGGCGCGGACATCTGGTCCAAGTCCTACGCTAAAATTGCCGAGGCCATGGGGGCAGACGGTTACACCGTAAATACGCAAAAAGATCTGGCCGAGGCATTGGATACAGCCAAAAAGAATCGGCGTCCTGCGGTTATCGAAGTCATGACCGATGGCACGCGCCTTGCGCCTCCTTTCCGTAGAGACGCTCTGGCTTTGCCGACCAGGTTCCTGCCTAAGTATGAACATCTCGACAAGGCGCATTTCAGCAAATAG
- a CDS encoding sigma-54-dependent Fis family transcriptional regulator, giving the protein MMNKYLHGIMHTLDLMPSTICALICRDEQWVIEACNRHFKLFIQNLCSKHPTDKDNNTCQHDNYSSLLKMIELYCGHSLFKKIQSSKPDVPISICLPWGKWTLCWKWLDDVGSTHENDRHRFVVLHENSAKDNEPDVNLLYKELHAIMDSMYDGMWIIDSKGTTLYVNRAMKRIANIEPEEMIGKSVTIPMLEGKFSAAVTLEALEQRKIVTRFDDYPNGTRCLNTSTPIFDKQGNIWRVVACIRDITELEMLQRRLADAERAAQLLQAEAAALQHSNENKFVATGKVMRRCVAELEKAARAPSGILILGETGTGKTYAASYIHKKSPRADGPFISVNCAAIPPTLIESELFGYEKGAFTGASRSGKKGYFGLADNGTLLLDEIGELPLSMQAKILHVLDGQGFRKIGGEKELRVDVRIIAATNRPLDQLVSSGLFRADLYYRLRVLSINMPPLREHPEDIPTLITVFLDKACTRYNTIKTFSPSVVDCFSKHSWPGNVRELRAAVDFLAAMTESSVISMRDLPSYLLGDIPEIYCDDEEEESVPSQVEKNISFRETVENLERSLISKALRDTGSTYKAAARLGISQSTVVRKAKQLRIPVAEKKRNEA; this is encoded by the coding sequence ATGATGAATAAGTATTTACATGGCATCATGCACACACTTGACTTGATGCCTTCCACTATATGCGCTCTAATCTGCCGAGATGAACAGTGGGTTATCGAGGCATGTAATCGACATTTCAAACTATTTATACAAAATCTATGTAGTAAACACCCAACAGATAAAGACAATAATACCTGTCAACACGATAACTATAGTTCGCTTTTAAAAATGATAGAATTATATTGCGGACACAGCTTGTTCAAAAAAATACAATCAAGCAAACCAGATGTACCCATAAGCATCTGTCTGCCTTGGGGTAAATGGACGCTCTGTTGGAAATGGCTGGACGATGTTGGGTCCACACACGAAAACGACAGGCACAGGTTCGTCGTGCTGCACGAAAACAGCGCAAAGGATAACGAGCCTGACGTGAACCTTCTATACAAGGAACTACACGCCATCATGGACTCCATGTACGATGGCATGTGGATTATCGACAGCAAAGGCACAACCCTCTATGTCAACAGGGCCATGAAGCGCATCGCCAACATTGAACCGGAAGAGATGATCGGCAAGTCTGTCACTATTCCGATGCTTGAAGGAAAATTTTCAGCAGCGGTGACTCTGGAGGCCCTTGAACAAAGAAAAATTGTTACGCGGTTCGATGACTATCCAAATGGAACCCGCTGCCTCAATACAAGCACACCAATCTTTGACAAACAGGGCAATATCTGGCGAGTGGTTGCCTGCATTCGCGACATCACTGAGCTTGAAATGTTGCAGCGACGGCTGGCAGATGCAGAACGCGCCGCCCAGTTGCTTCAGGCCGAAGCAGCAGCCCTGCAGCACAGTAATGAAAACAAATTTGTTGCCACTGGCAAGGTCATGCGCCGTTGCGTAGCCGAGCTTGAAAAAGCCGCGAGAGCGCCCTCGGGCATTCTTATCCTTGGCGAGACAGGCACAGGAAAAACTTATGCTGCATCCTACATACACAAGAAAAGCCCACGTGCTGATGGTCCGTTCATTTCCGTTAACTGCGCGGCCATCCCCCCAACCCTCATAGAGTCAGAGCTGTTTGGCTACGAAAAAGGAGCCTTTACCGGGGCCAGCCGATCGGGCAAGAAGGGGTATTTCGGACTGGCCGATAACGGCACTCTGCTGCTGGACGAAATTGGTGAATTACCGTTGAGCATGCAGGCAAAAATCTTGCACGTGCTTGACGGCCAAGGGTTTCGCAAGATCGGTGGCGAAAAAGAACTACGCGTGGACGTGCGCATTATCGCCGCCACAAACAGGCCTCTGGACCAGCTTGTAAGCAGTGGATTGTTCAGGGCCGACCTGTATTACCGCCTGCGAGTGCTGAGCATAAACATGCCACCATTGCGGGAACACCCCGAAGACATTCCGACGCTCATTACTGTGTTTCTGGACAAGGCCTGTACTCGCTACAATACGATAAAAACTTTTTCACCTAGCGTTGTAGACTGTTTCAGCAAGCACTCTTGGCCAGGAAACGTGCGCGAATTGCGCGCTGCAGTGGATTTTTTGGCTGCCATGACCGAGAGCAGCGTTATTTCCATGCGTGACCTTCCTTCATACCTGCTGGGAGATATTCCTGAAATCTATTGCGATGATGAAGAGGAAGAATCCGTGCCAAGCCAAGTTGAAAAAAATATTTCTTTCAGGGAAACTGTCGAGAATCTGGAGCGCTCACTTATCAGCAAGGCTCTGAGAGATACTGGCAGCACATACAAGGCTGCTGCCAGACTTGGCATCAGCCAGTCCACCGTGGTGCGCAAAGCCAAGCAGTTGCGTATACCTGTTGCAGAGAAAAAAAGAAACGAAGCATAA
- a CDS encoding aspartate aminotransferase family protein, which produces MSAKSTNEYVNRDIKNVWHHLMLHQGNAPMIAVEGKGLYLKDVNGKEYLDATSGGVWCVNVGYGRDRIADAAANQMKKLPFYAASCGNLPTIDFSEKLLEHMPGLSRVYISSSGSEANEKAFKMVRLRAYNSDTKAKKKILYRYRDYHGTTIGALSATGQPERKECFDPFVPGFVEVPHACCYRCAFGKSYPGCDLECAKAVEEVILKEGPDTVGGAIFEPITAGGGVIPPVQEYYKIVAEICKRYGVALIMDEVVCGVGRTGKMFGYQHYDVIPDIVTMAKGVASAYMPISCTVSTEKIFSSLQDPTSKLSYFRDISTFGGCTAAPAAALENLKIIEEEKLLANVVTMGDYTHEGLKEHLAHANVGDVRGKGLLQGIEFVEDKKTKIPLPEEKVIAVCGAMAKRGVLVGRTNRSFAGQNNVINLAPAYIVTKDQVDTILKALRESITEVLG; this is translated from the coding sequence ATGTCAGCAAAGAGCACGAACGAATATGTCAACAGGGATATAAAGAATGTATGGCATCACCTGATGCTGCATCAAGGCAATGCTCCCATGATCGCCGTGGAGGGCAAGGGGCTGTACCTCAAGGATGTTAACGGCAAGGAATATCTGGACGCCACTTCCGGTGGTGTTTGGTGCGTGAACGTGGGTTACGGAAGAGACAGGATTGCGGATGCCGCAGCAAATCAGATGAAAAAGCTGCCCTTTTACGCTGCAAGCTGTGGCAATCTGCCTACCATTGATTTTTCGGAAAAGCTTCTTGAGCATATGCCAGGTCTTTCTCGTGTCTATATTTCAAGCAGCGGCTCCGAAGCCAATGAAAAAGCCTTCAAGATGGTTCGTCTGCGCGCCTATAACAGCGATACGAAAGCCAAGAAAAAGATTCTCTACCGGTACCGTGACTATCATGGCACTACCATTGGAGCTCTGAGCGCTACAGGCCAGCCTGAACGAAAGGAATGCTTTGATCCTTTTGTGCCTGGTTTTGTGGAAGTTCCCCATGCCTGTTGTTACCGTTGCGCCTTTGGCAAGAGCTACCCTGGCTGCGACCTTGAATGTGCTAAGGCAGTTGAAGAGGTGATTCTTAAGGAGGGGCCTGATACCGTGGGCGGCGCCATATTTGAGCCGATCACAGCCGGCGGGGGAGTGATTCCCCCTGTACAGGAATATTACAAAATTGTTGCCGAAATATGCAAAAGGTACGGTGTCGCGCTTATCATGGATGAGGTGGTCTGTGGTGTCGGTCGTACCGGTAAGATGTTTGGTTACCAACACTATGACGTTATTCCGGACATTGTGACCATGGCCAAGGGCGTGGCAAGTGCTTACATGCCTATCTCCTGCACGGTGAGTACGGAGAAAATATTTTCTTCGTTGCAGGATCCGACTAGCAAACTTTCGTACTTCCGTGACATCAGCACCTTCGGCGGTTGCACGGCAGCCCCGGCAGCCGCTCTGGAAAACCTTAAGATCATTGAAGAGGAAAAGTTGCTCGCCAATGTTGTGACTATGGGCGACTACACGCATGAAGGGCTGAAAGAGCACCTTGCACACGCTAATGTTGGTGATGTGCGCGGTAAAGGGCTTTTGCAAGGCATTGAATTTGTTGAAGACAAAAAAACAAAAATACCTCTGCCCGAAGAAAAAGTCATTGCTGTGTGCGGGGCAATGGCCAAGCGAGGTGTGCTTGTGGGCAGAACCAACCGCAGCTTTGCTGGGCAGAACAACGTAATTAACCTGGCTCCAGCCTATATTGTAACTAAAGATCAGGTCGACACCATTCTTAAGGCATTACGCGAGTCCATAACCGAAGTACTCGGCTAG